A window from Argopecten irradians isolate NY chromosome 3, Ai_NY, whole genome shotgun sequence encodes these proteins:
- the LOC138320030 gene encoding sex peptide receptor-like, giving the protein MAFNSSYTFLSQYNNSEDSTNVTTMGDDNTYLIIINGYVVPALAIVVLLTNAVVIAVLRRQQTYGASQAGLVGIAVSDTLTLVLPAPFYFYSYGLGNYALKFGWCQAMDWIALYLPTISHTASIWLTVYLTLQRYFYVCLPFKARGWCTLRYTTICIVLIYLMALVVHMCRFFVLEYQNNVYFDPWTNTTIEYCKRNYYSWVNIPIYLSSYLGIRIIFIQFVPCVSLIILNCKILHGLQTVTNKRLQLHTNAESNHATVKENIRVTVMIISMAMITLLVEFPAGIIQLLYAFPFMFGYHIIDPKTLKYVEIIANLVIIFSYPLNFLLYCSMSAEFKATLRKLCCSKSCGGGSPRSYTRCSKNIPPPSMIMDDKISMTTKV; this is encoded by the coding sequence ATGGCTTTTAATTCGTCCTATACTTTTTTATCACAGTATAACAACAGCGAAGATTCAACGAATGTTACAACAATGGGTGACGATAATACCTACCTAATTATCATCAACGGTTACGTCGTTCCGGCCCTCGCCATTGTTGTGCTCTTAACTAACGCCGTCGTCATCGCCGTCCTGCGTCGGCAGCAGACGTATGGGGCCAGTCAAGCTGGACTTGTTGGGATAGCGGTATCTGATACCCTAACCTTAGTTCTACCAGCTCCATTTTATTTCTACTCTTACGGACTTGGTAACTATGCGTTAAAGTTTGGTTGGTGCCAAGCCATGGATTGGATAGCGCTCTACCTTCCGACCATCTCACATACGGCGTCCATTTGGCTGACTGTTTACCTAACTCTACAGAGGTATTTTTACGTGTGTCTACCGTTCAAGGCAAGAGGTTGGTGCACTCTTCGCTATACCACGATATGTATTGTTCTCATATACCTTATGGCCTTGGTGGTCCACATGTGTCGCTTTTTTGTGCTTGAGTACCAAAATAATGTGTACTTTGACCCTTGGACCAACACGACGATAGAATACTGCAAGCGTAACTATTACTCTTGGGTAAATATACCTATATACCTTTCATCTTATTTAGGAATACGGATTATCTTCATCCAATTTGTGCCTTGTGTATCGCTTATTATTCTCAATTGCAAAATTTTACATGGCCTTCAGACAGTGACAAACAAACGTTTACAGCTACACACAAATGCCGAGAGCAACCATGCTACTGTGAAAGAGAACATTCGGGTGACCGTTATGATAATCTCTATGGCGATGATAACACTCCTCGTAGAGTTTCCTGCCGGGATAATACAACTTCTCTATGCGTTTCCCTTCATGTTTGGGTATCATATCATCGAcccaaaaacattaaaatatgtgGAGATCATAGCCAACCTGGTGATTATATTTTCTTACCCTTTGAACTTTCTTCTATACTGTAGCATGAGTGCTGAGTTCAAGGCGACGCTCCGTAAGTTGTGCTGTAGTAAATCCTGTGGAGGGGGAAGTCCACGCTCTTATACTCGCTGTTCTAAAAACATACCCCCTCCCTCCATGATCATGGACGATAAGATCAGCATGACAACCAAGGTTTGA